The genomic window CGGCATTGTCGATGCTTGTCAGATTGTCCATGTTAAGGTTGCGCAACGTCTTCACGCCCGACAGTCTCTCCTCCAAGTCTGTGTACATGCTCCGGCATCGGTAGATTGACAGCGTCTGCAGGCAGCTACAGTTCGTGATAATGGCGTCTAGCGTGTGCTCCGTCAACTGGCTGCACCCGCTGATATGTAAAGCCTTTAGGCGGGGCAACTTAGCCGTTACCACCTGGATGGTCTTGTCCGTAATGTTGTAGCAGTCGGATAGATCGAGCTCCTCAATAGATGGACAACTGCTGACCATTGCCTCCATACCCAGCAGCGAAATCTGCTGGCAGTTGGAGAGCATTAGGCGTCTCAGTTCGATGTGCTTCAGCCCATATTTCAAGGATACATCGCTGATTTTATTGCAGCCGCGCAAGTTTAACGATCGCAATCCACGCAACTGCTGAATGTTGTGACCCTCGAAATCATCCTCGCGTATCAGATTCATTTCGTAGGCGGCCAGCATGGCCTGCTTTCGCCGGGCATCACGAACAATCTCATCCTCGGCCTTGCTTCTGAGCGAAATCTTGATCGACTGCAGGGAACCCGCAAGGCTGTCTCGTTCCACCAGCGTGTTAGGGTATGGCGGGTAGAAGTTGTCCATCGTCGACACCTGCGAGCCAGATTGCTTGCGACTCAGTTCCAGCTTGGATATGTTTATACCTGTGAGGGCTGCATCGGTTAACTATATGGAAATAAGAGCGTTTTACAAGGGAGGATCTATATATATCGCAATTTTCTGTCTTACTCCACTGCAGTGCTCTAGTGAGAGCTCGCGCAGCCAACGCAGCTGGCCGATGACCGACTGGATAGCCTCATCGGTGGCTCCATTGACGCAGTTATTCAAGTGCAGTGATCGCAGACATCGTAAATTACTGGCAATAGCCTTGATGCATTCCTCGCAGATTTGTAAGTAGGACACGTTCAGCTCCTGCATTACTGGGTTCTCCTCACAAGCGATACCTTCAATGATGCCGCTGCTTGTCAAGTTGTCACAGTTTGAAATGTCCAGACTTTTGAGACGCTTCAGCTTGGCCAAGTGGATGGCACCAGCATTTGTTATGCTCAGGCATCCGTTCACCTTCAATTGCTCCAGCTGCGGATTAGTTTGTACCAGGGCGGCCAGATTCTCATCGTTTACACACATTGTGGCCGACAAGTCAAGGGCACACAACTGGGGCTGGGAGGCTAGAAAGTTTCGGATTGTGGTGCAGTGAAGCTGCCTGCATCCGGCCAAATAGAGGCGTTGGAGCTTGAGATTGAGGTCGCAGAGGGACAACAAAGCCTGACCTATTAGAGTGTGGCTAAAATTCAGCACGCGGAGAGTACAACGCTGCAGGTGCAGAATGGTGAGAATAAACTTGAAAGTGAGCACAGATTCGCTGGGCAAAACGTGATCAGAGGAGCTAGTAGCAGGGTAAAATCTGCGATGAATGGCATTGTGAAAGGCTATGTGACAGCCGGACATGTTGATCGCCTCCAGACTAGGCATGAAAGATGTGAGACGCATAAGAATGGCATCAGTGAGGTACTGGTTCTCGCAGAGGGTCAGCTCCTTGATGCCGGCCAGGTTACTTGCCAAGTCGTTTAGGTCAGGACAGGAATTGTTGTAAGAGTCCAGGAAAGAGCCGGACATGAACAAGGGCAGACAGCGCTTTAGCGACAGCGAGTGGAGATGGGGCAAAACGCCCAGCATGCCGTAGAACTGTTTGTCGTTTAAATCCACATTGTCCAGAGCCAGGGATTGAGCGGTCCTGCCCATAAAGCGCATCAATTCCTTCACTTGTCCCAATGTCACGTCTTCAAACAGGAAGTGCTGAAAACGTCGCTCACAGCGCATCAAATCCAATCCAGGACTCAATTGGTCCGATAGCACCACCTTAGAGAAGCAGACTCGCGTCCGCATGTTAAACTCCGTCTGATCCAGGGCCGCATGCCACCGCTGGCAGGTTGATCCTGCCGCTTGTAGGTCCGAATAGCCCAGATAGCTA from Drosophila yakuba strain Tai18E2 chromosome 2L, Prin_Dyak_Tai18E2_2.1, whole genome shotgun sequence includes these protein-coding regions:
- the LOC6528649 gene encoding F-box/LRR-repeat protein 2, encoding MSCSEYGLHRYDDLPLEIVLKIFSYLGYSDLQAAGSTCQRWHAALDQTEFNMRTRVCFSKVVLSDQLSPGLDLMRCERRFQHFLFEDVTLGQVKELMRFMGRTAQSLALDNVDLNDKQFYGMLGVLPHLHSLSLKRCLPLFMSGSFLDSYNNSCPDLNDLASNLAGIKELTLCENQYLTDAILMRLTSFMPSLEAINMSGCHIAFHNAIHRRFYPATSSSDHVLPSESVLTFKFILTILHLQRCTLRVLNFSHTLIGQALLSLCDLNLKLQRLYLAGCRQLHCTTIRNFLASQPQLCALDLSATMCVNDENLAALVQTNPQLEQLKVNGCLSITNAGAIHLAKLKRLKSLDISNCDNLTSSGIIEGIACEENPVMQELNVSYLQICEECIKAIASNLRCLRSLHLNNCVNGATDEAIQSVIGQLRWLRELSLEHCSGLTDAALTGINISKLELSRKQSGSQVSTMDNFYPPYPNTLVERDSLAGSLQSIKISLRSKAEDEIVRDARRKQAMLAAYEMNLIREDDFEGHNIQQLRGLRSLNLRGCNKISDVSLKYGLKHIELRRLMLSNCQQISLLGMEAMVSSCPSIEELDLSDCYNITDKTIQVVTAKLPRLKALHISGCSQLTEHTLDAIITNCSCLQTLSIYRCRSMYTDLEERLSGVKTLRNLNMDNLTSIDNAEFFRLKKRLDY